A single window of Prochlorothrix hollandica PCC 9006 = CALU 1027 DNA harbors:
- a CDS encoding Hpt domain-containing protein, with translation MTTVDAQKQQILGFFIEEAREHLDTIERGLLSLKDVVNDQEQMNELFRAAHSVKGGAAMLGYHSIQQVAHRLEDCFKVLKEEPKIQVDQVAEDLFLRGFDTLQQLLEQLQGPYGLQEDEAEQTVKDAEPVFVQLHDHLNQITGGGAAAMPPNFAPQVMGILKEMLVLFKQPPSDRGRQQIQGFCDRMAALAPDVETWEALTQTAKGAVGNPNAPFKELAPLLIKELKQASELMAAGKGQSVHASAALQKLATVPRVEAPAKAPVAATPAPPAAVPPVAATPAPPVAVPPVAASPAPESNELVIPRDPRGAAQALVKAFDRKQLTELAQLLIKVIKGQ, from the coding sequence ATGACTACCGTGGATGCTCAGAAACAGCAGATTTTAGGGTTCTTCATTGAAGAAGCGCGGGAACATTTAGACACGATCGAACGGGGCTTGCTCAGCCTGAAGGATGTGGTCAATGACCAGGAACAAATGAATGAGTTGTTCCGGGCCGCCCACTCTGTCAAAGGGGGAGCGGCGATGTTGGGCTACCACAGCATCCAACAGGTGGCCCATCGCCTGGAGGATTGCTTCAAGGTTCTGAAGGAAGAGCCTAAGATTCAGGTGGATCAGGTGGCGGAGGATTTGTTCCTGCGGGGCTTTGATACGCTGCAACAACTGCTAGAACAGCTCCAGGGACCCTATGGGTTGCAGGAAGATGAAGCTGAGCAGACGGTGAAAGATGCGGAACCGGTGTTTGTGCAGTTGCATGATCATCTGAACCAGATAACCGGAGGTGGTGCTGCCGCGATGCCACCTAACTTTGCACCCCAAGTCATGGGCATTCTCAAGGAAATGCTGGTGTTGTTCAAACAGCCCCCCAGCGATCGCGGACGGCAACAAATCCAGGGCTTTTGCGATCGCATGGCGGCCCTGGCCCCTGATGTGGAAACCTGGGAAGCCTTGACCCAAACGGCCAAGGGGGCGGTGGGCAATCCTAATGCTCCCTTTAAGGAGTTGGCCCCCCTGTTGATTAAGGAATTGAAACAGGCCAGTGAGTTAATGGCAGCCGGTAAAGGCCAGTCGGTGCACGCCAGTGCTGCCTTGCAAAAATTGGCAACGGTCCCTAGGGTAGAAGCCCCTGCAAAAGCTCCCGTAGCAGCAACGCCTGCGCCTCCGGCGGCGGTCCCTCCCGTAGCAGCAACGCCTGCGCCTCCGGTGGCGGTCCCTCCCGTTGCAGCTTCCCCTGCCCCTGAGTCCAACGAACTGGTTATTCCCCGCGATCCCAGGGGTGCGGCCCAGGCGTTGGTCAAAGCCTTCGATCGCAAGCAACTCACGGAACTAGCCCAGTTGCTGATTAAGGTCATTAAGGGGCAATAA
- a CDS encoding acyl-CoA thioesterase → MAFVYYRTVHFADTDAAGVVYFANLLSICHEAYEASLAATHIALPQFFRSQTVAIPIAHAAIDFFQPLTCGQTLGVHLVPQASAKPSEFVITYQIYGVTHPEAVDARDRPVATATTRHVCINPSLRHRQDLPAAMVHWLNTWAEGA, encoded by the coding sequence ATGGCCTTTGTCTATTACCGCACGGTTCATTTTGCCGATACGGATGCCGCCGGGGTGGTCTATTTTGCCAATTTGCTGTCCATTTGCCACGAAGCCTACGAAGCCTCGTTGGCCGCGACCCACATTGCCTTGCCCCAGTTTTTTCGCTCCCAAACCGTTGCGATTCCCATTGCCCATGCCGCCATTGATTTTTTCCAACCCCTCACCTGCGGCCAAACCCTAGGGGTTCATCTGGTGCCCCAAGCCTCAGCCAAGCCCAGTGAGTTTGTGATTACCTATCAAATTTATGGGGTGACCCATCCTGAGGCGGTTGATGCCCGCGATCGCCCCGTGGCCACGGCCACCACTCGCCATGTTTGCATCAACCCCAGCCTGCGCCACCGCCAGGATCTCCCGGCTGCTATGGTGCACTGGCTCAACACCTGGGCAGAGGGAGCCTAA
- the menC gene encoding o-succinylbenzoate synthase produces MDVQFDYRHYSRRFQTALFTPLGVWSSRLGMVVRLQQGDRVVYGDISPIPWFACESFDEVFQFCSRWPKTLTGGVTAAAIAAIPESLPATRFGIGWAWEQLQRQTLDPDLGGWSPDQNHLDHDPPLVQSALLPAGPQALAVWGDLWDQGYRTFKVKVGDRPLPRDLDLIQQLRQALPAAAQLRLDANGKLTEAEARQLLEWCDRLGTIEFVEQPTGDGTGLPPGVQDYREHPDPAELAEAKETAWILLQTLAQDYQTPIALDESVTTVAQVRQAYDRGWRGVVVLKPSLAGSPQAVRDLFTLADLDLVLSSAFETAIGRQAVVSLAQDWEAHCSPSPRAAGLGVSQWLQADGLDSATAAEVWKFIHF; encoded by the coding sequence ATGGATGTTCAGTTTGACTATCGCCACTATAGCCGTCGGTTTCAAACGGCTTTATTTACGCCCCTGGGGGTTTGGAGCAGTCGGTTGGGGATGGTGGTGCGTCTCCAGCAGGGCGATCGGGTGGTCTATGGGGATATTTCCCCCATTCCTTGGTTTGCCTGCGAAAGCTTTGATGAGGTGTTCCAATTTTGTAGCCGCTGGCCGAAAACCCTGACCGGGGGCGTGACGGCGGCGGCGATCGCGGCCATTCCTGAATCCCTGCCGGCCACTCGCTTCGGCATCGGTTGGGCCTGGGAACAGTTGCAGCGGCAAACCCTGGACCCGGACCTTGGAGGTTGGAGTCCGGATCAAAACCATTTGGACCACGATCCCCCCTTGGTCCAGTCGGCTCTGTTACCGGCGGGTCCTCAGGCGCTGGCGGTGTGGGGTGATCTCTGGGATCAGGGCTATCGCACTTTTAAGGTGAAGGTGGGCGATCGCCCCCTCCCGCGAGACCTAGATCTAATCCAGCAGTTGCGCCAAGCCTTGCCCGCCGCCGCCCAGTTGCGCCTGGATGCCAATGGCAAGCTGACGGAAGCGGAGGCGCGGCAGTTGTTGGAGTGGTGCGATCGCCTGGGGACCATTGAGTTTGTGGAGCAACCCACCGGGGACGGGACGGGGTTACCGCCGGGGGTGCAGGATTATCGGGAACACCCCGATCCCGCAGAACTAGCCGAGGCGAAGGAAACCGCCTGGATCCTGTTGCAGACCTTGGCCCAGGATTACCAGACCCCCATTGCCTTGGATGAGTCGGTGACGACGGTGGCCCAGGTGCGGCAAGCCTACGATCGAGGCTGGCGGGGGGTGGTGGTTCTGAAACCCTCCTTGGCTGGATCGCCCCAGGCAGTGCGGGATCTGTTCACCTTAGCCGATCTGGATTTGGTGTTGTCGTCGGCCTTTGAGACGGCGATCGGGCGACAGGCCGTCGTGTCCCTGGCCCAGGACTGGGAGGCCCACTGCTCCCCATCCCCCAGGGCTGCTGGCTTGGGGGTTAGTCAGTGGCTCCAGGCCGATGGTTTGGATAGTGCGACGGCAGCAGAAGTCTGGAAGTTTATTCATTTTTAG
- the murD gene encoding UDP-N-acetylmuramoyl-L-alanine--D-glutamate ligase, with translation MKTAHVIGLGKSGLGAARLLRHQGWQVWVSDGQDGDGLRSQQQTLHQEGISVSLGQPYDAQGLSPDRPHLIVVSPGVPWDIPGLVAARHQGIDVIGEMGLAWRNLQPTPWVGITGTNGKTTTTALMAAIFQGSGLHAPACGNIGYSACELALQQDQPAARNQPLDWVIAELSSYQIESGGDIAPRIGLWTTFTPDHLNRHYTLDHYFEIKAQLLDQSEIQILNGDDPLLRERALNQWPDALWTSTQGKLGLPRNGDRGFYLEDGWVMDRGEAIVEAKTLHMVGHHNQQNLLMAVAAARQAGLDGTTIAQAVAQFPGVPHRLERVRTWQGVDFINDSKATNYDAAEVGLRAVEAPVILIAGGEAKAGDDRGWLGQIQRKAAAVVLIGSAAPQFAQRLGEVGYGTVEVAETLGAAVPRSAALAQTHGAKVVLLSPACASFDQYASFEHRGDDFRACCAALGDSSPG, from the coding sequence ATGAAAACAGCCCATGTGATTGGTTTGGGGAAGTCGGGACTGGGGGCGGCGCGGTTGTTGCGGCACCAGGGGTGGCAGGTGTGGGTGAGTGATGGTCAGGATGGGGACGGGTTGCGATCGCAGCAACAGACCCTGCACCAGGAGGGCATCAGCGTTAGCTTAGGTCAGCCCTACGATGCCCAGGGTCTCAGTCCCGATCGGCCCCATCTGATCGTGGTTAGCCCCGGCGTACCCTGGGACATTCCTGGTCTCGTGGCAGCACGGCACCAGGGCATCGATGTCATTGGCGAAATGGGGTTAGCGTGGCGGAACCTGCAACCGACCCCCTGGGTGGGTATTACGGGCACCAATGGCAAAACCACCACCACCGCCCTCATGGCCGCTATTTTTCAAGGGTCCGGGTTGCACGCTCCTGCCTGTGGCAACATTGGCTACTCCGCCTGTGAGTTAGCCCTCCAGCAGGATCAGCCAGCAGCGAGGAACCAGCCCCTGGACTGGGTTATTGCCGAACTGAGTAGTTATCAAATTGAATCGGGGGGGGACATTGCTCCCCGCATTGGTCTCTGGACCACCTTTACGCCCGACCACCTCAACCGCCATTACACCCTCGATCATTATTTTGAAATTAAGGCCCAATTGCTGGATCAAAGCGAGATTCAGATTCTCAATGGGGATGATCCCTTGCTGCGGGAGCGGGCCTTGAACCAGTGGCCCGATGCCCTGTGGACCAGCACCCAGGGCAAGTTGGGGTTGCCCCGCAATGGCGATCGCGGTTTCTATCTAGAAGATGGCTGGGTGATGGATCGGGGGGAAGCCATCGTTGAAGCCAAGACGCTGCACATGGTGGGCCATCATAATCAACAGAACCTATTAATGGCGGTGGCAGCGGCCCGACAGGCGGGGCTGGATGGGACCACCATTGCCCAGGCCGTGGCCCAATTCCCAGGGGTGCCCCATCGTCTGGAGCGGGTGCGCACCTGGCAGGGGGTGGACTTTATCAACGACAGTAAGGCCACTAACTACGATGCAGCGGAGGTGGGTCTCCGGGCTGTGGAGGCACCGGTGATTTTGATTGCGGGGGGGGAGGCGAAGGCGGGGGACGATCGCGGCTGGTTAGGCCAGATCCAACGCAAGGCGGCGGCTGTGGTCTTGATTGGCAGTGCAGCGCCCCAATTTGCCCAGCGTTTGGGGGAGGTGGGCTATGGCACCGTGGAGGTGGCGGAAACCCTGGGGGCAGCGGTACCCCGATCGGCGGCTTTAGCCCAAACCCACGGCGCTAAGGTGGTCTTGCTGTCCCCGGCCTGCGCCAGTTTCGATCAATATGCTAGCTTTGAACATCGCGGCGATGATTTCCGGGCCTGTTGTGCTGCCTTGGGAGACTCTAGTCCGGGTTAA
- a CDS encoding DUF1257 domain-containing protein, translating to MSHFSTLRTKVTESEILTTSLRDLGIEVKTNADVRGYNGQQVRADIVAVLDGEYDLGWSRNADGSFDLIADLWGVAKKHNQTELINSINQKYAINKTLTDVKRPGLQNANVKLVVQQ from the coding sequence ATGTCCCACTTCAGCACCCTACGCACCAAGGTCACCGAGTCCGAGATTCTCACCACGTCCCTACGGGATTTGGGCATTGAGGTTAAGACCAATGCCGATGTCCGGGGTTACAATGGCCAACAAGTCCGCGCTGACATTGTGGCGGTTCTGGATGGTGAGTATGACCTAGGTTGGTCCCGTAATGCTGATGGTTCCTTTGATCTTATTGCCGACCTTTGGGGTGTTGCGAAGAAGCACAACCAAACTGAGCTGATCAATTCCATTAACCAAAAGTACGCCATCAATAAAACCCTAACGGACGTTAAGCGTCCCGGTTTGCAAAATGCCAATGTGAAGTTGGTGGTTCAACAGTAA
- a CDS encoding AMP-binding protein, translating into MYKPELATVATALGRVLGPQPADLPWLWGYDPQALAHAVTARMMALEQQAAQTPCPRILLVTGDPLAFWAGFLGALAVPSVLFLGNPAWGSAEWHQVLTLAQPQVIWGDYPRDRAAQPGDRPWDRWQYWDQSYPCDRPVPALAPGWILIPTGGTSGRLRFVIHTEASLRAAVGGLQRSGLVSAPGQIHSFCTLPWHHVSGLMQGLRSLFTGGQLISLSFKTLEQQIQDCPEPLATYPLSSRPFFLSLVPTQLQRLLQHPQAVPGLTQFQAIFLGGAPPWPALLDRGRALQLPLAPTYGMTETAAQIATLNPVDFLGGQGGCGQVLPHGQVQVVAGDQGLPPGAVGQIQIRSASLALGYYSLDPKTQAPRLDRWSASPFQPDDLGIMDSMGCLQVVGRSSDKIITGGENVFPVEVESAIRGTGLVADVAVLGMPDALWGEAVVAVYGPVEAGAGEGLGALRRILRSQMAPHKCPKYWLKVDLLPRNDQGKIDRQRLKALVELQHLDLRDTPS; encoded by the coding sequence GTGTATAAGCCAGAACTAGCCACAGTTGCCACCGCGTTGGGTCGGGTTTTAGGGCCGCAACCGGCTGATTTGCCCTGGCTGTGGGGCTATGATCCCCAGGCTTTGGCCCACGCGGTCACGGCCCGCATGATGGCCCTGGAACAGCAAGCCGCCCAGACTCCCTGCCCCCGGATCCTGTTGGTGACGGGGGATCCCCTGGCCTTTTGGGCGGGCTTTTTGGGGGCGTTGGCGGTGCCCAGTGTGCTGTTTCTGGGGAATCCAGCCTGGGGATCGGCGGAATGGCACCAGGTCTTGACACTGGCTCAACCCCAGGTGATCTGGGGCGACTATCCTAGGGATCGAGCCGCGCAACCGGGCGATCGCCCCTGGGATCGATGGCAGTACTGGGACCAGAGTTATCCCTGCGATCGCCCTGTCCCGGCCCTGGCCCCGGGCTGGATTCTGATCCCCACCGGGGGCACCTCAGGGCGCTTGCGGTTTGTGATCCACACGGAGGCTAGCCTCAGGGCGGCGGTGGGGGGGTTACAGCGATCGGGTCTCGTCTCGGCACCGGGACAAATCCATAGTTTTTGCACCCTTCCCTGGCACCATGTCAGCGGGCTGATGCAGGGACTGCGATCGCTCTTCACCGGGGGACAATTGATCTCCCTATCCTTCAAAACCCTGGAACAACAAATCCAGGATTGCCCTGAACCCCTAGCGACCTACCCGCTGTCGTCTCGGCCCTTTTTTCTGTCCCTGGTGCCCACCCAACTCCAGCGCCTCCTCCAACACCCCCAGGCTGTTCCTGGGTTAACCCAGTTTCAGGCTATTTTTTTGGGAGGTGCCCCCCCCTGGCCCGCTTTGCTGGATCGCGGTCGGGCTTTGCAGTTGCCCTTAGCCCCCACCTATGGCATGACGGAAACCGCTGCCCAAATTGCGACCCTCAACCCCGTGGATTTCCTGGGGGGTCAGGGGGGGTGTGGACAGGTGTTGCCCCATGGCCAGGTGCAGGTGGTGGCGGGGGACCAGGGTCTGCCCCCCGGTGCCGTGGGACAGATTCAGATTCGCAGCGCTTCCCTGGCCCTGGGTTACTACAGTCTCGATCCAAAGACCCAAGCCCCTCGCCTCGATCGCTGGTCCGCATCCCCGTTTCAGCCGGACGACCTGGGGATTATGGATTCGATGGGGTGCCTACAGGTGGTGGGGCGCAGCAGTGACAAGATTATTACGGGGGGGGAAAATGTGTTTCCGGTGGAGGTGGAGTCCGCGATCCGGGGAACGGGGCTAGTGGCGGATGTGGCGGTGCTGGGGATGCCCGATGCCCTGTGGGGGGAGGCGGTGGTGGCGGTGTATGGGCCGGTGGAGGCTGGGGCGGGTGAGGGATTAGGGGCGTTACGGCGGATCCTGCGATCGCAGATGGCCCCCCATAAGTGTCCTAAGTATTGGCTGAAGGTCGATCTGTTACCTCGCAATGATCAAGGCAAGATCGATCGTCAGCGCTTAAAAGCCCTGGTGGAGTTGCAGCACCTAGACCTGAGGGATACCCCCTCCTGA
- the infC gene encoding translation initiation factor IF-3 has translation MAQHTNTPRRPNRDLPQINERIRFPKVRVVDSDGQQLGILLPREALTIAQEKDLDLVLVSDKADPPVCRIMDYGKYKFEQEKRAREAKKRQHNAEVKEVKMRYKIDEHDYQVRINHAQRFLKSGDKVKATITFRGREIQHSDLAYSLLKRMAQDLQDFAEVQQAPKKEGRNMMMLLSPKKQG, from the coding sequence ATGGCTCAGCATACGAATACTCCCAGACGACCTAACCGCGATCTGCCCCAAATTAACGAGCGGATCCGCTTTCCTAAAGTTCGAGTGGTTGACAGTGATGGCCAACAACTGGGCATCCTCCTCCCTAGGGAAGCTCTCACCATTGCCCAGGAAAAAGATCTGGATCTGGTATTAGTCAGTGACAAAGCCGATCCCCCCGTTTGCCGGATCATGGATTACGGCAAATATAAATTTGAACAGGAGAAACGGGCAAGGGAGGCCAAAAAGCGTCAACACAACGCTGAGGTCAAAGAAGTAAAGATGCGTTACAAAATCGATGAACACGATTACCAAGTTCGCATCAACCATGCCCAACGTTTCCTCAAGTCCGGTGACAAGGTGAAAGCCACCATCACCTTCCGGGGGCGGGAAATTCAGCACAGTGATTTAGCCTACAGTCTCCTGAAGCGCATGGCCCAGGATCTCCAGGACTTCGCGGAAGTGCAGCAGGCTCCCAAAAAGGAGGGCCGCAACATGATGATGCTGTTAAGCCCTAAAAAACAGGGCTAG
- the ycf46 gene encoding stress-responsive protein Ycf46: MKEELSVLIKAQYPLIYLVTYEEERAEQEIDRILHQDHPQRRFLVWTETLGFIEYGQPRTNPSHNTLSPQAAIDRVIRDTEPGLYIFRDLHPFLESPTVIRRLRDAISDIKGTDKTIILMSPVQKIPVELQTEVVVIDFALPNLQALDQVLSQQLRQPATPPTPALTSTAREKLLKAALGLTRDEAEKVYRKAQVMRGRLTEADVDVVLTEKKQLIRRNGILEYIEEDQTMESIGGLEELKHWLRQRSNAFSESARQYGLPQPKGMLILGVPGCGKSLIAKTTSLLWGLPLLRLDMGRVYDGSTVGRSEANLRGALKTAESISPCILFIDEVDKAFAGGAGSADSDGGTSSRIFGSFLTWMQEKTLPVFVMATANRIERLPGEFLRKGRFDEIFFVDLPTAEERSEIFTIHLNKRNRALDRFDTEQLAKISEGFSGAEIEQALISAMYEAFAQGREFTQLDIIAAIKSTLPLSKTMSEQVAALRDWARQRARPAASAVAEYQRMEF, encoded by the coding sequence ATGAAAGAAGAGCTAAGTGTTCTCATCAAAGCTCAATATCCTCTGATCTACCTCGTCACCTATGAGGAGGAGCGGGCAGAGCAGGAAATCGATCGTATCCTCCACCAGGATCACCCCCAACGGCGATTTTTGGTGTGGACCGAGACCCTAGGCTTTATTGAGTATGGTCAACCCCGTACCAATCCCAGCCACAACACCCTCTCTCCCCAAGCGGCCATCGATCGCGTCATTCGTGATACTGAACCGGGCCTGTATATCTTTAGGGATCTCCACCCCTTCCTCGAAAGCCCCACGGTGATTCGTCGCCTGCGGGATGCCATCTCCGACATTAAAGGCACCGACAAAACGATTATCCTCATGTCCCCGGTGCAAAAAATACCGGTGGAACTACAAACTGAGGTCGTGGTCATCGATTTTGCCCTGCCCAACCTCCAAGCCTTGGATCAGGTGCTGTCCCAGCAACTGCGCCAGCCAGCCACCCCCCCCACCCCTGCCCTGACCTCCACTGCCCGGGAAAAACTGCTGAAAGCGGCCCTGGGTCTGACCCGAGATGAGGCGGAAAAGGTCTACCGCAAAGCTCAAGTGATGCGGGGTCGCCTGACCGAAGCGGATGTGGATGTGGTGCTGACGGAGAAGAAACAACTGATCCGCCGCAATGGGATCCTGGAATACATCGAAGAAGATCAAACCATGGAGTCCATCGGTGGCTTGGAAGAGCTGAAGCACTGGTTGCGACAACGCTCCAATGCCTTCTCGGAAAGTGCCCGCCAGTATGGGTTGCCCCAACCGAAAGGAATGCTGATCCTGGGGGTGCCCGGTTGCGGAAAGTCCCTCATTGCCAAAACCACATCCCTGCTGTGGGGGTTGCCCCTGCTGCGCCTGGACATGGGCCGGGTCTATGATGGCTCGACGGTGGGGCGATCGGAAGCTAACCTGCGGGGTGCCCTCAAAACAGCGGAGTCCATTTCTCCCTGTATCCTGTTCATCGATGAGGTGGATAAAGCCTTTGCCGGGGGAGCCGGTTCTGCCGACTCCGATGGGGGAACGTCTAGCCGTATCTTTGGGTCTTTTCTGACCTGGATGCAGGAAAAAACCTTGCCGGTGTTTGTGATGGCTACGGCCAACCGCATTGAACGCCTACCGGGGGAGTTCCTACGCAAAGGACGCTTTGATGAAATCTTCTTCGTGGATTTGCCCACGGCGGAGGAACGCTCTGAGATTTTCACCATTCACCTGAATAAGCGAAACCGTGCCTTAGATCGCTTTGATACGGAACAATTAGCCAAGATTTCTGAGGGATTCTCTGGGGCTGAAATTGAACAGGCTCTTATCTCCGCTATGTATGAAGCCTTTGCCCAAGGACGAGAATTTACCCAACTTGATATTATTGCGGCCATTAAGTCCACCTTGCCCCTGTCGAAAACCATGAGTGAACAAGTTGCCGCCCTGCGCGATTGGGCAAGGCAACGGGCAAGACCCGCCGCCTCCGCCGTTGCTGAGTATCAACGGATGGAGTTCTAA
- a CDS encoding type II toxin-antitoxin system VapC family toxin produces the protein MRGILVDTGPLYAAYDSSDRYHTRAQQELIVLSQQCLPIILIYPVLAECHNLLLKRFGTEVGLGFLQDMKTGTILLSPEPEDYDAGIKSLQNYIDQTITLCDATIAAVSRRLKLSTWTYDFHFDVMRCQVWR, from the coding sequence ATGAGAGGTATTCTCGTAGATACCGGGCCACTTTATGCCGCCTACGATTCTAGCGATCGTTATCATACTCGTGCCCAACAAGAACTCATTGTATTGTCCCAACAGTGCTTACCCATCATTCTGATTTATCCAGTGCTAGCAGAATGCCATAATCTATTGCTCAAGCGTTTTGGCACTGAGGTTGGCTTAGGCTTTTTACAAGATATGAAGACAGGCACAATTCTCTTAAGTCCAGAGCCAGAGGACTATGATGCTGGTATAAAAAGCTTGCAGAACTATATTGATCAAACAATTACCCTATGCGATGCGACGATCGCTGCGGTTTCTAGACGGCTCAAACTCTCTACCTGGACGTATGACTTTCATTTTGATGTGATGAGGTGTCAAGTATGGCGGTAA
- a CDS encoding lysozyme inhibitor LprI family protein translates to MSHSPLLRLVQPLGTIALILSLGACGGPAPSAGADPALNTAPNSTADLGSMAGDWQITPSGLGPVEVGMTLAQIKQTLGSDYTFEDQPNFMVDFGAIAVIQAGKPQFYLMYFASEPLTDGDPVGFIHIEDPQFQTPEGIGPGSTLESAEAVYGTASLNYNTDNEMREYVSFANQPEDLSFRSDGEPGNFAGLYEGDEGSSYHETQNFRLDARIGSILIDGSRRNQAATPARSASIATEANPASAKPVAAAPDCGDPQTQADINRCAGGSYQESDDRLNETYQTVKANFSAADRETLTDVQLDWLQVRDRFCEAVTYDAQDGSLYPTLLNGCLQHLTESRIQRLGESLETGFFSQGLQSISPGTVTIEGNTLNCDDPQGTPEINYCAQVAYDNADQALNNTYQDLLNGLSPKAQTLLQESQEAWYNYRQRHCDFVTEGAIGGTGFTAYWSACMESLSLEHQQTLQDIPLAGDR, encoded by the coding sequence ATGTCCCACTCCCCCCTGTTGCGTCTCGTTCAACCCCTGGGCACGATCGCCCTCATCCTGAGCCTGGGTGCCTGTGGCGGTCCAGCCCCCTCTGCCGGAGCCGATCCCGCCCTCAACACCGCCCCCAACTCCACGGCGGACCTTGGATCCATGGCCGGCGACTGGCAAATTACCCCCTCAGGACTGGGACCGGTGGAGGTGGGCATGACCTTAGCCCAAATTAAACAAACCCTGGGCAGTGATTACACCTTTGAGGATCAGCCCAACTTTATGGTCGATTTTGGGGCGATCGCCGTGATTCAAGCAGGCAAACCCCAGTTTTATCTGATGTATTTTGCCAGCGAACCCCTCACCGATGGCGATCCGGTCGGTTTTATCCACATTGAGGATCCCCAGTTCCAAACTCCAGAGGGCATTGGGCCGGGTTCTACCCTAGAGTCCGCAGAAGCCGTCTATGGTACCGCCAGCCTCAACTACAACACTGACAATGAAATGCGGGAATATGTCAGCTTTGCCAACCAACCGGAGGACCTAAGCTTCCGCAGCGATGGCGAACCCGGTAACTTTGCGGGTCTCTATGAAGGCGACGAGGGATCGTCCTACCATGAAACCCAGAACTTCCGCCTTGATGCTAGGATTGGCAGCATTTTGATCGATGGCTCCCGCCGCAACCAAGCGGCAACCCCAGCCCGGTCTGCCTCGATCGCCACCGAGGCTAACCCAGCATCCGCTAAACCGGTGGCCGCTGCGCCAGACTGTGGGGATCCCCAAACCCAAGCCGATATCAATCGTTGTGCCGGAGGCAGTTACCAAGAGTCCGACGATCGCCTCAATGAAACCTATCAAACGGTTAAGGCCAACTTCTCCGCCGCCGATCGCGAAACCCTGACCGATGTCCAATTGGACTGGCTCCAGGTGCGCGATCGCTTCTGTGAAGCGGTGACCTATGATGCCCAAGATGGTTCGTTGTACCCCACCTTACTCAATGGCTGTCTGCAGCATCTCACGGAGTCCCGAATCCAACGTTTGGGGGAGAGCTTGGAAACTGGATTTTTTAGCCAAGGGTTGCAGAGCATCAGTCCGGGGACGGTGACGATCGAGGGCAATACCCTCAACTGCGATGACCCTCAGGGCACCCCAGAAATTAACTACTGTGCTCAGGTGGCCTACGATAACGCGGACCAAGCCTTAAACAATACCTATCAGGATCTGCTCAACGGCTTATCCCCCAAGGCCCAAACCCTGCTCCAGGAATCCCAGGAGGCTTGGTATAACTATCGCCAGCGCCACTGTGATTTCGTGACCGAGGGGGCGATCGGCGGCACGGGGTTTACAGCCTATTGGAGTGCTTGCATGGAGTCCCTCAGTTTGGAACACCAGCAAACCCTTCAGGATATTCCCTTGGCGGGCGATCGCTAG